Genomic segment of Camelus bactrianus isolate YW-2024 breed Bactrian camel chromosome 33, ASM4877302v1, whole genome shotgun sequence:
TGATAGGCTGATCTTCGTGTTTGTTCACttaaagaggaaaggaaataagTTACCTTAAGAACTATTTCCACCAAGTGATGGTGAGCACCTCCGATCATTTTCTAAGTTTTCACCTGATAACGCATTTCTTGCCTAGACAGTTCTAGAGATATAGTGATGAATTCAGACTCTTCCAACTCATCCAATATTTCCCCAGAAAGTACTTATGAGCACCTACCACTAGTTAGGTACTAGGCCAATACTTTGTCTAGAAtctatggggttttttttaaaagaaaaaaaaagggaaaaaatgtaattagGACTGGGAATCAAACTAACTGACTACTAGACCTTGTTGTGTTTCTGGCTAAATCACCTCACTGTTTTTGACCCTGGTGAACTCTCAAAATGAGGAAATTTGATTACATGGTCCCTCTCTGCCAAGCACCCAAATTATCCAACACTCAACTGTGCAGAATGAAAAATTTCATTGAAATCTGTATTGGTTGCCATTCACATGCATTATTATTCTCACATCCATTTTCAGGCATACGATACATGTCAAGATGGAGTACACTTTGATTTGAACCTTTTGTTTAAGGGTGATGAGGTGGTAAATTGCTTGCATGTTGCAACTCAGtcggagacattttttctcttacCTTTTGCTGAACAAGGAAAACATAAACTAATCATGCAACTAACCCTTAGCATTTTGTCAGCAGTCTTGTATTAATGGGTAAAGTCAattatgagtaatttttttttctcaataacATTTTTAAGCAGCAACAATTCTTGGAGAATTTACACTTTATGTGTATTGACAAATCTACCTTATCTTTCCTGCTAAAGACTAAGCAAAAAAGTCCCTTTAACCTTCTTTTTAATTGGATGTTagacttgcttttttttaaataaaatttatttttggagaagTTTTATGGTGACAGCAAAATTAAGCAGAAcatagagatttcccatatatctCCTGCCCCCACATACACAGAGCTTCTTCCATTATCAATATCACACACCAGAGTGATACATTTGTTACCAAcaataaacctacactgacacatccattatcacccaaagtccatagtttacattagggtcactcttggtgttgtacatgcTGTATGTTTTGACAAGCATATGATGACACTTTCCCACCACTACAGTATcacacagagtagtttcactgttttttggtttttggttggtttttttgggggggggactGGGGGGTTGAGTTTCATGGTTTCATTAACACAAATACAACGTGCATGAACTGTCTATTCATTTTCTTCGCTGTGCAGCCTGGCATTGGGACAGGTGACTCTGATGGCCAGCTGGGCTGCTCTCTCCACAAAGGCTTTGCAGTTCTTGGAGGAGACGTTGTGAGCAATCTCAGCACTGTAAGATTTGTTGTACGTCAGCAGCACCTCGAGCTCCTTGACGCTGTGGACAAGGAACTTGCGGAAGCCGCTGGGCAGCAtgtgctttgttttcttgttgctcCCGTAGCCGATGCGGGGCATCAGGATCTGGCCCTTGAACCTCCTGCGCACCCTGTTGTCAATGCCTCTGGGTTTCCGCCAGTTCCGCTTAATTTTGACACATCGGTCAGACTGGTGCCGGATGAACTTCTTGGTCCTCTTTTTGACGGTCTCGGGCTTCACGAGGGGTCTGAGGGCGGCCATGATGCCGACTAGGAGATGGCTGCCACCTCCGTAGGTAGCGCTGAGGAAGAGCTAGTTTCACTGTTAAACAATCTTCTGTGCTTCACTTATTCATCCTGACCCAACCCCTTCActaacccctgacaaccactgatcctTTTAGTCTTCATACTTTTGCATTTACTAGAATATAATATAGATAAGATCATACAGtagtcttttgaagagcagaaatgtttattttaatgaaatccagcttattgattatttctttcatggatgatgtctttggtgttgtatctaaaaagttatCACCGTGTCTaaggtcacctagattttctactatgttgtcttctaggagttttatatctttgcattttatatttcggtctatgatacattttgagttatttttttgaAGAGTGTGAGGTTTGTGTCTAGATGCACTTGTTCTTTTTGCCTGTGTTTAACCAAATTTTCCAGCACATCTGTTAAAAATAGTACATTTGCACCAtggtattgcctttgctcctttgtcaaagagcAATTGACTATGTCTATGTGggtccatttctgggctctctgtctgtttcattgaACTATTTGTCTATGTTTTTTCACCACTACTACACTATATTGATTggctttatagtaaatcttgaaGTTGGGTAGTGTCAGTCTTCCTGCTTTGCTCTTCTCCTTAATATTGTGTTTGCCATTTTGGGTCTTCCTCCTGTCCATACAAACTTTAGAACAGTTTGTTGATATCCACAAGATAACTCCCTGGGATTTTGCTTaggattacactgaatctgtaggtCAAGTTCAGAGAACAGACATCTTACCAATATTGAGTCTTTCTAGCCATAAACATAAAACATATCTCCAGTTACCTagctctttgatttctttcataagcattttgtagttttcctcatatagattttatacatattttgtcagatttatagCTAAGTGTTTCATTCTTTGGGGTGCTAATGAAAATTAACGTTATGAATTAATAGATTCAAATGAAATTCACAAATTATGAACTtaaaattccacttgttcattgctggtatataagaACGTGATTAACTTTTGTagattaatcttgtatcctgccacCTTGCAATAATTACCTGCTTTATTAATTCCAGGAgttttgctgttgctgctgctgatgATGATGATTCTTTTGGATTGTCtatgtagacaatcatgtcatctatgaacaaggacagttttatttctttctaccCAATCAgtattccttttttgtttgcttgtttgcttgttgcattagctaggacttccaatacaaTGTTGAAAATGAGTGGTGAGAAGGGCCATCCTTGCCTTGTCCGTGATCTTAGCAAGAAAGCTTCTACTTCTTACCACTAAATATTTTGTTAGTTGTAGGTTTTTtggtagatattctttatcaagttaaagaagttcttttctacttttagttttctgaagattttttcatgaatgggtgttggattcTGTCAAATactctttctgcatctattaatataattacatgatttttcttctttactctttctattatgaattacattaattgatcTTTGAATGTTGGATCAGCCTTGCACACTTTGAATAAATATTACTTGGTCGTGGTGTacaatcctttttatatattgttggatttgatttgctaatattttattgagaatttttatgtatgtttatgAGATATGTTGATGTGTATTTTTCTTATAATGTTTTTGCATGATTTTTGGTAATAGGATAATGATAGCCACAAAGAACAAGTTAGGAAGTattgtctcctgtcttctggaaGAGAATTTAGAGAATTGGCATCATTTTTTCCCTGAACATTTGGTGGAATTCACTAGTGAACCCATCTGGGcatggtgctttctgttttggaaggttattacatattgattcaatttctttaacatgTATAGCCTGTcctagtccattcaggctgctataaaaaaaaatgccatagactgggtggcttataaacaacagaattttatttctcacagctttgaagtctgagaagtccaagattaaggagCTAGTAGATTCAGCATCCAGCAAGACCAaattcctggttcatagacagtCATCTTCCCGCTGTAGcatcacatggcagaaggggcaaggaggttctctggggtctctttataagggcactaatcccattcatgagggctctttCTTCAGGACTTAGTCTCCTCCCAATGGCCCACCTCCTACCATTACATTGAggattaagatttcaacatatgaattgtgGGGAAGatacataaacattcagtctacaGCACAGGTATACTGGGAtagtctgtttcttcttctgtgaccttggcagatggtgtctttcaaggaattggtctaTTTCATCTAGTTATCAAATTTGTAGGCAAacaattgttcataatatttgtattatccttttaatgtcatGGGATCTATAGTAATGtctcttctttaatttctgatGCTAACAATTTTCATCTTCTCTCTGGCTAGAGGCTTACTGATTTTATTGATCATTTTAAAGAATCACCTTTAGTTtaaaattgttgatttttttctattgatttcttgttttcagtttcattaatcTAAGCTCTAATttttattgcatcttttcttctgcttactctGAATTAAATTTgctattctttttctagtttctgaaAGTGGCAGCTCAGGGAATTGATTTTAGATCTACCTTCTTTTATGATATATGCACTTAGTaatataaatttccttctaagcactgctttcactatatcccacaaaatttaagaatttttatttccattttcacttatttcaaagtattttttaatttctcttgagatGTAGTCTTTAGGTGTTATTTAAAAGTGTGTTGCATAATCTCCAAGTATTCAGAGATTTTCCATATATCTCTGTTATTGGTTTCCAGTTTAATTTTACTTTGATCTGGGAGCAGACAATGTATGATTTATAatcttttatatatgttatagTATTTTTTTGGCACATAATATGCTCTATCTTGGTGACTGTTCCATATATACTTgcgaagaatgtatattctaatTTGTTGGATGAAGTAATTGATTATGTCACGTATATCCAATTGATTGATGGTGCTCTTGTATTAAAttatgtccttactgattttctgccagCTGGATCTGTACATTTCTGACAGATGAGCATTGAAGTCTCTGACTTTAATAGCGGATTCATCTGCTCTCCTTGTGGTtttatcagtttttgcctcacaTTCCTGATGCTCTGGAATTAGATGCATAAACATTCAGGACTGTTTAGTATTCTTGTAGAAATGACCCCTTCATCACTGATAACTTTCCTTACTCTGAAGTCtgctctgtctgaaattaatataccatctccagatttcttttgattagtattATCATGATATATCTTTCTCAATCCATTTGCTTTTATTCCGTATATCCTTAAATTTAAAGTAGATTTCTTTTAGACAACATATAGCTGAGTTTTCTGATCCACTCTGGCAATgtgtcttttaattggtatatttagaccactgagatttaaaattatttttgatatagTTTCATTTGTTATATTAATTAGTGTTTTCTGCCCATTGCCCttgtttcttgtttctgtttttgtcttccactctttttctgcctttttaacTGAACATATTATATGagtccattttctctcctttcttagcatGTCAGTGATacttctgtttttactttttttagtggttgccttAGAGTTTCGATATTCATTTACAACTATTCCAAGTTCACTTTTGAATAACAATGAACCATTTCATGGGCAGTGTGAGTATCTTATTAAAATAATCCTAATTTCTCTCTTCCATCCCTTgtataattattgatatttattGCACTTTACATGAGTATAGataaatatgcatacatatacatacacatgtgtataaACTTATTGAATATATTGTTGCTATTACTATTTTGAACAAATTATTATCGATTAGTTTAattaagagtaagaaaaataagtttttattttgcttcactTATTCTTTCTCCAATGCtcttttctttatgtagatcAGTTTCTGACCAGCATCATTTTTCTGCTCTCCAAAGAACttcttttagcatttcttataaataaactatacttcaattaaaaaaaaaaaaaacatttcttgtAGGGGGTCTGCTGGCaataaattccttcagtttttgttTAAGAAAGTATTCTGAAACTGATAATTTTGCAGTGTACAAAATTCTAGGTTGATGTTTTTTCTCTCAACAATTTGAAAACTTTACTCCACcctcttcttgcttgcatggtttctgagaagCTGGGTGTAATTCTTGTCTTTGCTTCTCCACTGATAAGCTGTTTTTTCTATCacttttttcaagattttttttcctttaactatGGATTTTTCCATagtttgaatatgatatgccTAGATATATCCAAACATTTATCCTTCTTGCTGTTCTCTAATCTGTGGTTtagtgtctgacattaatttagggaaattctcagtcattgtttcttcaaatatttctttgttttctttttcgcTTTCTTCTCCTTCAGATATTCCCATTATGCATATGTTTCACTTTTGGAGCTGTCccacagttcttggatattctggttccaattttctctgttattttcctctcttcttttctgttttggagGTTTCCTTTTACATAATCTCAATGTCAGAGTTTCTTTCCTCAGCCCACTAAgggcattctttatttctgttagaTTGTTCTTGATTTCTAgcatttctgtttgattttttttccttaggatttCCATCTTTCTGCTTACATTTCCTATCTGTTCTTGCATGCTGTCTACTTTATTCATTAATGCctttagcatattaatcatagaTGTTTTGAATTCCTGATCTGTTAATTCCAACATTCTTGTCAAATCTGTGTCTGATTCTGATGCTTACTCTGTCTCTtcaagctctctctctctttttttttttttttttttttttttttttttgccttttactgTGCATTACCATTTCTTGGTAGCCAGACAAAATGTACTGGATAAAAAGGGATTTTGGTAAATGAGCCTTTAGTATTGTGGTGGTGAGGGGGAGTTAGGGAAATCACACAACAATCCTATGTGTAGGTCTCAGTCCTTTTGTGATCCTTtgcctctggactgtgaacttcTCTTTTCTTCAAAGTGCTTCCCCATTCCCCTGCCTTAGGTGGGACCGAATGGCTAGAGTGGACTAGAGTTGGATATTTCCCTTCTTAGGTGTGAAAGGCTAGAGAGGGCTGCAGTTGGGTGTTTCCTGTCTCCCATGTGAAAGGCTATAGGAGCTGTATATTTCCCATCTCCCAGTGAGTAAGGCTCTGATTAAACTCAAAGGATTTAATCTGGTAAAATAGTTTCTCTTGAGCTCAAGCCTTGTATGAACAGATTATTGgagcatatttcaaaatgatttcttttccctttccccagcTAGAAGCACCAGGAAGTTTTTTTCCTATGTTCACTGTGAGAGCCTCATCTAGCTTCTGGTTATAAAACTCACAAAAGTGTGGGGACCCCTTATAGTTGGGTCCctctggagtttttaactctcagactcTTCCACTCTGAGCGCTCCAGCAATTCTTCAattacagttcaggttttcctGCCCTGGTACTGGTTCCCATGGTTTCTGTTGTGGATTTCACCTGCAGTAAATTGTGATTCTCTGTATtctcctgtctgtctctctagTTTGGGAGGTGATGCTTGCCTTGTGACCTTACTGTTTTAACAAATCTAAAAACAGTCATTGACTTTTCAGCTTGTTTAAGTTTTTACTTGTCAGAATGGAGCCATGACTTCCAATCTCCTTACATGTCAGACAAGAATCCAGAAGttctaagtttttttctttttttaagaaaatttgaaTGCTTCATTCCCAAATAAGACATcatatttttaaactggcattccaataagaactttcttccaaaacttCTCATGTATTGATACCTACAATGCACAGGAATAGGACCAATGATGTGACAGAGTGGAGTAGAACTCTCTTGACTAGATTATGGTCCTGATTCTGATTTGAATTTAGTGTGTAATCCTGAACAAGTCAATTCACATTTCCACATTTTTGTGTCTCACTCACCTTTAATTCAAcaatatagtaaatatttattaaactctGTGTTAAGCACTAGATAAGGCAAAAAAGGTAGACATAATCCCTTCCCTTGGAGTTTTAAGTCAAGTCAAGAAGGCAaacaataaataagaaatgataattaAATGAGCATTCAAATAGAAGTATAGTATAGGATGCTGCAGGAGCACATGGCAAGGGGATCTAGCCCATAGTCAGGCTTCCTTGAGGGATGACCCAGGTAATCTATAAGATTCCCTTGAAAGAAATAAAGTATTAATGTATACAagatatttctaattttagtaGAATGGAGCAGATTACTTGAtcttccacaagggtgccaagacaatGCAATAGAGGAAAGAATAGTCTTCCTCAAATCTCACTGGAACAACGAGAAACCCTACATGCAAGAGAAAGAAGTTGGACtccttcctcacaccatacacaaaaattaactaaaaattgaTTCTAGACATATTTGTGAGAgcttaaaatagaaaacataggagtaaatATTCACGACCTTGAGTTAGGCAAGGACTTCTTAATCCTGCACCAaaagaacagcaacaaaaacaaataaataattagatATTCAAATAAGTTGAAAAATTTTATGTTGCAAAACACACTtcaaaaaactgaaatgacaGCCGATAGGAGGGAAAATatatctgcaaatcatgtatcCAGTAAGGGACTTGTAgccagaatgtataaagaatgCTTACAAATCATTAATAACAAATCATTACAAATAacctacttctttttttaacagtttttattggtttataatcattttacaatattgtgtcaaattccagtgtagagcataatttttcagttatacatgaacatatatatactcattgtcacatttttttctctgtgaactaccgtaagatcttgtgtatatttccctgtgctatacagtataatcttgtttatctattctacaattttgaaatcccgtctatcccttcccaccctccacccccttggcaaccacaagtttgtattctatgtctgtgagtctgtttctgttttgtatttatgctttgggttttttttttcttagattccacatataagcgatctcatatggtatttttctttcaataaactACTTTTTTAAGTGAGCAAATTACTGAATAcaaatttttctaaaaagcatACAGAAATGGTTTCtcatcacatgaaaaaatgctcaaaatcatttGCCTTTATGGAAACTCAAATCAAAACTATattgagatatcacttcatacacACTACAAGTCCCTTACCAGAGTCTAGGTCATGAACAACCTTGCAGCTTCCACTCAGGTCTCTTAGAATGCTCATTCGTGGGATATACTCTGTAAGAACCCAGATGCTAAGCCATAAGAACCCGGATCACATGAAGCAGGTGTTAGCTGGAGGCTCAGCTCTGGCTGTCAACTAAGCAGCTCCACTTGTCTTCTTCATGTGGTCTGGGTTCCCACAGCCTCCAAAGTCCCAGAATGACCCTTCTGATGCCTTCGATAGGTCAAACAAGTTACTAAGGTAACCCAGATCCAAAAGAAGCAGATGTAGACTCCTTTTCTCAATGATAGCAGAGTCAGAGAATTTGTGACCATATTTAATCCATCACAATTCATTAGACTGATTTTACCAATCCCTGTGGGTCACGAcctgtagtttaaaaaatacttctctaATCTAACGAGGTAATGTTTCTTCCACTACTAACATTTCTTGAACCTATGAATTAATTTAGATCTCCTGTCAGGTTATAGGGGCGACTAATTCCTTCCACTTGGAaacaggcagagggaaaagcaagAGTAAAAAGCAAGAGGTGTGGCAAGGTCTGATGTTTGTGGTCAAGTTCCCGTCCAGAAGGACAATGCACTGTCCATTCTCCAGCCTCCCGTTGCTTCTATTCAGGTCCAGGCAAATTTAGGGTAAATGGTTTACTAAAGGGCCACATGCAGTGTGATGGTCATGTGTGAAAGTCAGCAACGACCAACCTTAGCAATACTGCATGTGTGGCACGAGGGAGTTTACAGACCTGTCAATGTGGCCGGGAGATTAAAAGTTTCAAGGAGAGACAGCCACATTCTTTAATATTGTTCTTGGACTTGGATGGCTTTGGAAATGATGTTCTTGGTAAAATGTACCAGCTATAGGGTATTGAAAAGAAGCATTTTTTTACACTCCCTGTGCTGTAATATCAACGTGTATTATATCTTATTTTTCAGAGTAGTCTTTGTCTATTAAAATCTAAGAGCACTGTCTATGAACAGATGCTTCCTATTCCCTTGGCTTATCGATGCAAGACTAAATAGAAGGCAACAGGACCATTAAGGGAAAATAACGGGGTGGGCAGGAACGGTGTGAATTTATGAGCCAACTGGAATGTTGCTGAGCCAAGCCATTGGGAGAAATGATTTGCAAACTGAGGTAAGCTGCTATAAGAAAGAGTCTTAGTCAATCTGAAGTATACCCATATGGTTAACTACAATAGGAACATAATCTctaggggaaaagggaggaaaatgtTCTCTGtctgtaattttattcttttgggtgTTATGGGATGTTCCTAAATGGACAGTCAGTCTTCTAAATGACCATGTAATTCCCCATCTCTGCATggcaggaagaagaagaagagtgtAAATATACAAAAGCCGTTCTGTTTCATGGTTGCATGGATACCAAGCAGATGGGTAGATGAACACGAAACTGTTCTTTGCAGAGAGAACCTCTGTCAATCCAGGCTGCATCCATCTGGCCACACAGCTGCAGCATTGCTTTATCCAAGAGAGAAAgggcagaagagaaagagagagatggagagactgTGCTACTGAAAGAGAAAGCTGTTTGAGCTTTAgactttatttaatattaaaatgataaaatcacTCTCCATCATATAAATTTGGGGTTATAAAATCTTGCAGATGCACTTTGGAGACTGAACATCCTTCAATAAGGTATGTAAGTGGCCTGTTTAATAATCCCAACACTACTTACTAGCAAGCTATTTAAGCTCTCAAAGCTCCTTTTTCTTATCTCTAAACTAGGGGATGACATTGAGGTGACCTCCAAGGGTTTTTGTGAAGGTTAACGGAAACAATGTTTGCAAAACTTTTTGCACCAAATAGCacataataaatgttcaataattataaaaataatacgaATGCTTTTgttgtgatttttgtcttctCAACTACCTGCTTTGCCTGGGAAAGAATTTCTATCCCTTTTTTACTCCTTCTGTCTCTTCTAGTTATCCAGGTTTGTGTGTTcttcattacatttttctttctggtcaGTAAAAATGCATGTTTCTTCCATGAAATCTCACTGTTCCCCAGGAGGACCAGAGGAAGAAAACTCAGATATCAAAGGAGATGGAGTGTCTGAAAGTTCCTTTTAGAAAGGCTTCCTTCTCAACCTTGTCTCCTCTAATGGATTAGAAGTTGCTGTGGCCTCAAGAGTCCTTTGGTCATTTCCTCTTTTATTGAAtaactgtatttcatttatttaaataattaagacTTGGTGATATCTAATTATATGGTATTATACGTTCTCAGAATTTAGGACAACTTAGAGTTCAGCCGGCTCCTTCCACCTCCATCTCCCTCTCACCCATCACCTGCTCCCggtcccagcccctccaccccaggttCCAGGCAGAATTCCCTTCCACAGAACTTCTGGAAGATGGTGTCCAGCTTTTGTCTGACTGTCCCCCTCCGCTATGAGCCAGGCCAGTCTTCTTTAGACAGTTCCAGTAGCTACACACTTCTTTTTTAAGCCAACTCCAAATCTGACTCCTACCCTACGGTCTTCCTTCTGATATCTGGAGTATGAGAGAATAAATGTAATTACTCTTTCACAGGTCTTTGAATATTTGAAAA
This window contains:
- the LOC105080334 gene encoding large ribosomal subunit protein eL32-like yields the protein MAALRPLVKPETVKKRTKKFIRHQSDRCVKIKRNWRKPRGIDNRVRRRFKGQILMPRIGYGSNKKTKHMLPSGFRKFLVHSVKELEVLLTYNKSYSAEIAHNVSSKNCKAFVERAAQLAIRVTCPNARLHSEENE